In one Ornithinimicrobium pratense genomic region, the following are encoded:
- a CDS encoding F0F1 ATP synthase subunit epsilon yields the protein MSALHVELVAADRQVWEGEAQQVSARSVDGELGILPGHSPLLGVLVAGEVRIKTGGGAQTVTIDGGFLSVDNDRVVIVAEHVDAGNLATTTG from the coding sequence GTGAGTGCACTCCACGTCGAGCTCGTCGCCGCCGATCGTCAGGTCTGGGAGGGCGAGGCGCAGCAGGTCAGCGCGCGCAGCGTCGACGGCGAACTGGGCATCCTGCCGGGCCACAGCCCGCTGCTGGGCGTGCTGGTCGCCGGCGAGGTGCGGATCAAGACCGGCGGAGGTGCCCAGACAGTCACGATCGACGGCGGTTTCCTCTCGGTCGACAACGACCGCGTGGTGATCGTGGCCGAGCACGTGGACGCCGGCAACCTGGCCACGACCACCGGTTGA
- a CDS encoding DUF2550 family protein: protein MTELLSPVLLAVLGSMLLLGLLLGAYRLVGQRHASTMTMPAAYRAEGQTQWCRGTLRFISGRLVLRGPGGLSVGPWQRGNLDLGVSTPLDEESARALGCDGQIQVPVSYFGSRFELALAEDHYTALRAWIEAVPPGWNSQVA from the coding sequence ATGACGGAGCTGCTGTCCCCGGTGCTGCTCGCCGTCCTCGGCAGCATGCTTCTGCTGGGACTGCTCCTGGGCGCCTACCGGCTCGTCGGGCAGCGGCATGCCTCCACCATGACCATGCCGGCCGCCTATCGCGCCGAGGGTCAGACCCAATGGTGCCGCGGCACCCTCCGCTTCATCTCCGGCCGTCTGGTCCTGCGTGGACCAGGCGGCCTTTCTGTCGGCCCGTGGCAGCGCGGCAACCTCGACCTGGGCGTTTCCACCCCGCTCGACGAGGAGTCCGCGCGGGCGCTGGGGTGCGACGGCCAGATCCAGGTCCCGGTCAGCTACTTCGGCTCCCGCTTCGAGCTGGCCCTCGCCGAGGACCACTACACCGCGCTGCGGGCCTGGATCGAGGCCGTTCCCCCCGGTTGGAACAGCCAGGTCGCCTAG
- a CDS encoding cob(I)yrinic acid a,c-diamide adenosyltransferase, producing the protein MVNLTKIYTRTGDDGTTALGDNGRTRKTDPRLVAYADTDEANSVLGVALSSADLPPEVRETLTRVQNDLFDVGADLCMPLRTSYEWEPLRVKAEWVDELEADCDRYNEGLTTLRSFILPGGTPGSAHLHVARTVVRRAERSSWEALETYGDQPAGEGAGKGEGGVNPLAAKYLNRLSDLLFILARVANTAGEGDVLWRPGGGRDEAPERRRRT; encoded by the coding sequence ATGGTCAACCTCACCAAGATCTACACCCGCACCGGCGACGACGGCACCACGGCCCTGGGCGACAACGGGCGCACCCGCAAGACCGACCCGCGGCTGGTCGCCTACGCCGACACCGACGAGGCCAACTCGGTCCTCGGGGTGGCCCTGTCCAGCGCCGACCTGCCACCCGAGGTCCGGGAGACCCTCACCAGGGTGCAGAACGACCTCTTCGACGTTGGCGCCGACCTGTGCATGCCGCTCCGCACCAGCTATGAATGGGAGCCACTGCGGGTCAAGGCCGAGTGGGTCGATGAGCTCGAGGCCGACTGCGACCGCTACAACGAGGGGCTGACCACGCTGCGCAGCTTCATCCTGCCCGGGGGCACGCCCGGCTCGGCGCACCTGCACGTGGCCCGCACGGTCGTCCGGCGCGCCGAGCGCTCGTCCTGGGAGGCGCTGGAGACGTATGGCGACCAGCCCGCTGGGGAAGGGGCAGGCAAGGGCGAGGGCGGCGTCAACCCGTTGGCCGCGAAGTATCTCAACCGGCTCTCGGACCTGCTCTTCATCCTGGCCAGGGTGGCCAACACGGCGGGCGAGGGCGATGTGCTGTGGCGCCCCGGCGGCGGCCGGGACGAGGCGCCGGAGAGGCGCCGCCGGACCTAG
- a CDS encoding gamma-glutamyltransferase — protein sequence MTTRAAIAAPNAYATDAARHALAEGGTAVDAAIAAMLVASHTEPGIISLLGGCFVNIWPSTGAPVVIDGNVEMPGRAMTDDARGRGLIEAASEYGGGMVTYVGPGSVATPGMFAALGAAHQQFGRAPWRELVQPTADLARSGFPLGRISQSYLTLVTETILAWDPATRALLTNAGEPLQVGHRIVDPELAQTLEHIGQAGAADVYRGDVARAIDADMRARDGLLSLVDLQAYQPVVRQALRSTLGDWDLACNPPPSIGGPVLTALLRLLSAVQGDIDPAEAAQVMRDVLDIRLDRIDTAEDLAAAGAELLQTLHEIGDTGLPTSPSTAHVSVVDEHGMACALTASAGYGSGMTIAGTGLIANNALGELELNRRGLHALAPGARLASNMAPTTARRSDGGVLAIGTPGADRITTALAQVLIHLARHGEDLQTATDRPRMHPRRLEDGSTRIDHEQDAEIAASLDAAGMVRHEHPRLAMYFGGVSAAMLSPGGGLLAAADPRREAATLVT from the coding sequence ATGACCACCCGCGCTGCGATCGCCGCCCCCAACGCCTACGCGACGGACGCCGCCCGGCACGCGCTGGCCGAGGGCGGCACCGCCGTCGACGCCGCGATCGCGGCGATGCTGGTGGCTTCCCACACCGAACCGGGGATCATCTCGTTGCTCGGTGGGTGCTTCGTCAACATCTGGCCCAGCACCGGAGCTCCGGTGGTCATCGACGGCAACGTCGAGATGCCGGGGCGGGCGATGACCGACGACGCGCGCGGGAGGGGCCTGATCGAGGCCGCCTCCGAGTACGGCGGCGGCATGGTCACCTACGTCGGTCCCGGGTCGGTGGCCACCCCCGGGATGTTCGCCGCCTTGGGCGCCGCGCACCAGCAGTTCGGCCGGGCACCCTGGCGCGAGCTGGTGCAGCCGACGGCGGACCTGGCCCGGTCCGGTTTCCCCCTGGGCCGCATCTCACAGTCCTACCTGACGTTGGTCACCGAGACCATCCTGGCCTGGGACCCGGCCACCCGGGCCCTGCTCACCAACGCCGGGGAGCCCCTGCAGGTCGGCCATCGGATCGTCGACCCCGAGCTCGCGCAGACGCTGGAGCACATCGGTCAGGCCGGGGCCGCCGACGTCTACCGCGGCGACGTCGCGCGGGCAATTGACGCCGACATGCGTGCCCGCGACGGCCTGCTCTCCCTCGTCGACCTGCAGGCCTACCAGCCGGTCGTCCGACAGGCCCTGCGCAGCACCCTCGGGGACTGGGACCTCGCCTGCAACCCCCCGCCCTCGATCGGCGGGCCGGTGCTCACCGCCCTGCTCCGGCTGCTCAGCGCGGTCCAGGGCGACATCGACCCGGCTGAGGCCGCGCAGGTCATGCGGGACGTCCTGGACATCCGCCTGGACCGGATCGACACCGCCGAGGACCTCGCGGCCGCCGGTGCCGAGCTGCTGCAGACCCTGCACGAGATCGGCGACACGGGGCTGCCCACCTCCCCCTCCACCGCCCACGTCTCGGTGGTGGACGAGCACGGTATGGCGTGCGCCCTCACCGCCTCGGCCGGCTATGGCTCCGGCATGACCATCGCCGGGACCGGGCTCATCGCCAACAACGCCCTCGGGGAGCTGGAGCTGAACCGGCGCGGTCTGCACGCGCTGGCTCCCGGCGCGCGGCTGGCCTCCAACATGGCGCCGACGACCGCCCGACGCAGCGACGGAGGCGTGCTGGCGATCGGCACCCCTGGCGCCGACCGGATCACCACCGCCCTGGCCCAGGTGCTGATTCACCTGGCCCGGCACGGCGAGGACCTGCAGACCGCGACCGACCGCCCCCGGATGCACCCACGCCGCCTCGAGGACGGCAGCACCAGGATCGACCACGAGCAGGACGCCGAGATCGCCGCGTCGCTGGACGCCGCGGGGATGGTGCGGCACGAGCACCCCCGGTTGGCCATGTACTTCGGCGGCGTCAGCGCCGCCATGCTCTCCCCGGGCGGTGGCCTGCTCGCGGCCGCGGACCCACGCCGTGAGGCGGCCACCCTCGTCACCTGA
- a CDS encoding GtrA family protein has product MSALARFLVVGVANTLVYYLLYRLLLLGLAYLPAHLLAYGVGIVFSFFANSLYTFRVRPTWRRFLIFPSTTLVNFLVVTLGSVLLVERGWVDERWATLLMTVAAVPVTFLLTRLVLTSRRGGRAESAA; this is encoded by the coding sequence ATGAGCGCCCTCGCCCGCTTCCTGGTCGTCGGCGTCGCCAACACGCTGGTCTACTACCTGCTCTACCGGCTGCTCCTGTTGGGCCTGGCCTACCTGCCCGCACACCTGCTGGCCTACGGCGTCGGGATCGTCTTCTCCTTCTTCGCCAACTCGCTCTACACCTTCCGGGTGCGTCCCACCTGGCGCCGCTTCCTCATCTTCCCGTCCACGACCCTGGTCAACTTCCTGGTCGTGACCCTGGGATCGGTGCTGCTGGTCGAGCGGGGTTGGGTCGACGAGCGCTGGGCGACCCTGCTGATGACCGTGGCGGCGGTGCCGGTGACCTTCCTGCTCACCCGCCTGGTGCTCACCTCGCGCCGCGGCGGTCGGGCAGAATCAGCGGCATGA
- the nucS gene encoding endonuclease NucS: MRVVIARCSVDYQGALQAHLPLATRLLMVKADGSVLIHSDGGSYKPLNWMAPPCTMAELEPDDLERQEGVQSIWLVRHGKREDTLRIRLHDVLSDTSHDLGVDPGLVKDGVESQLQALLAEHVQTLGLGWTLLRREYHTAIGPVDLLCRDRDGRTVAVEIKRRGEIDGVEQLTRYLELLNRDPHLAPVAGVFAAQVIKPQAKVLATDRGIRCVTLDYEALRGLDDAESRLF; the protein is encoded by the coding sequence GTGCGTGTCGTCATCGCCCGCTGCTCGGTGGATTACCAGGGTGCCCTCCAGGCGCACCTGCCCCTGGCGACGCGCCTGCTCATGGTCAAGGCGGACGGGTCGGTGCTCATCCACTCCGACGGCGGCTCCTACAAGCCGCTGAACTGGATGGCCCCGCCGTGCACCATGGCCGAGCTGGAGCCCGACGACCTGGAGCGTCAGGAGGGCGTGCAGTCGATCTGGCTGGTCCGGCACGGCAAGCGCGAGGACACCCTGCGGATCCGACTGCACGACGTCCTCTCCGACACCTCGCACGACCTCGGCGTGGACCCCGGCTTGGTCAAGGACGGTGTCGAGTCCCAGCTGCAGGCTCTGCTCGCCGAGCACGTCCAGACTCTCGGTCTCGGCTGGACCCTGCTGCGGCGGGAGTACCACACCGCCATCGGCCCCGTCGACCTGCTGTGCCGCGACCGTGACGGCCGCACGGTGGCGGTCGAGATCAAGCGGCGCGGGGAGATCGACGGCGTCGAGCAGCTGACCCGCTACCTGGAGCTGCTCAACCGCGACCCCCACCTGGCACCGGTCGCGGGCGTCTTCGCCGCCCAGGTGATCAAGCCGCAGGCCAAGGTGTTGGCCACCGACCGTGGGATCCGTTGCGTCACCCTCGACTACGAGGCGCTGCGGGGCCTGGACGACGCCGAGTCCCGGCTCTTTTGA
- a CDS encoding 3-hydroxyacyl-CoA dehydrogenase family protein — translation MREITTVGVIGLGTMGAGIVEVFARGGLQVIGVETTQDYADRGRGILQASTDRAVAKGKLDEDGQAHILDRITISTDLGDLKDADLVVEAVPEVLSLKHEVFAKLDDIIAEDAVLASNTSSLSITQIAAGTRHPDRVVGLHFFNPAPILKLVEVITTVRTDTALIDAVVELSERIGKKPVVVGDRAGFVANYLLFGYFVSALRMLEQGHVSREDLDTAMRVGAGLPMGPCTLMDLVGLDVCHHIGDVIYSHTRSPMHAPSPMLERMVTAGLLGRKSGRGFYTYARAGSGQVVEDEQTPAAPEGFGLSAVGVVGGGEVADELASRLQEAGYAVTRVTDPGSDEELAGLADVGLVIEAAAAPEAPAEDELEEEGLWVEEAGEDLWEQLGAAVGPDTVLATVNPDAAVVVGALSGRPEKAAVLSIHTPTHHGQVVEIGRSSATDDSTVALLREVVTRIGAEPVVCKDRAGLVVDALLMPHLGDAVRMLDEGYASVQDIDTALQYGLGYPAGPFAMVDHLGADEVLAVLEELRSAGGLPADAVAPSPLLVEHVLLDRPFTG, via the coding sequence ATGCGTGAGATCACCACCGTCGGGGTCATCGGACTGGGCACCATGGGTGCCGGCATCGTCGAGGTCTTCGCCCGGGGAGGGTTGCAGGTGATCGGCGTGGAGACGACGCAGGACTATGCCGACCGCGGCCGGGGCATCCTGCAGGCCTCCACGGACCGGGCCGTGGCCAAGGGCAAGCTGGACGAGGACGGGCAAGCGCATATCCTGGACCGGATCACCATCAGCACCGACCTGGGAGACCTCAAGGACGCCGACCTGGTGGTCGAGGCGGTCCCGGAGGTGCTGAGCCTCAAGCACGAGGTCTTCGCCAAGCTCGACGACATCATCGCCGAGGACGCGGTGCTTGCTTCCAACACCTCCAGCCTGTCGATCACCCAGATCGCGGCCGGGACGCGGCACCCGGATCGGGTGGTTGGGCTGCACTTCTTCAACCCGGCGCCGATCCTGAAGCTGGTCGAGGTCATCACCACGGTCCGCACGGACACCGCGCTCATCGACGCGGTCGTCGAGCTTTCCGAGCGGATCGGCAAGAAGCCCGTCGTGGTGGGGGACCGCGCCGGTTTCGTGGCCAACTACCTGCTGTTCGGCTACTTCGTCTCCGCGCTGCGGATGCTCGAGCAGGGCCACGTCAGCCGTGAGGACCTGGACACTGCGATGCGGGTCGGAGCCGGCCTGCCGATGGGCCCCTGCACGCTGATGGACTTGGTCGGTCTGGACGTCTGCCATCACATCGGTGACGTGATCTACTCCCACACCCGCTCGCCGATGCATGCGCCCAGCCCGATGCTGGAGCGGATGGTGACCGCCGGGTTGCTCGGTCGCAAGAGCGGGCGCGGCTTCTACACCTACGCCAGGGCCGGGTCCGGCCAGGTGGTCGAGGACGAGCAGACGCCCGCGGCGCCGGAGGGCTTCGGGCTAAGCGCCGTCGGCGTGGTCGGTGGCGGTGAGGTCGCTGACGAGCTGGCCTCGCGGCTGCAGGAGGCAGGGTATGCCGTCACCCGGGTCACCGACCCGGGTTCAGACGAGGAGCTGGCCGGCCTGGCCGACGTGGGGCTGGTCATCGAGGCCGCAGCGGCACCCGAGGCGCCCGCCGAGGACGAGCTGGAGGAGGAGGGGTTGTGGGTCGAAGAGGCCGGCGAGGACCTCTGGGAGCAGCTCGGCGCGGCCGTGGGCCCGGACACGGTCCTGGCGACCGTGAACCCGGACGCCGCCGTCGTCGTCGGCGCGTTGTCCGGCCGGCCCGAGAAGGCTGCCGTGCTGAGCATCCACACCCCGACCCACCACGGCCAGGTCGTCGAGATCGGCCGCTCCAGCGCCACCGACGACTCGACCGTGGCGCTGCTGCGCGAGGTGGTCACCCGGATCGGGGCCGAGCCCGTGGTCTGCAAGGACCGGGCCGGCCTGGTCGTCGACGCGCTGCTGATGCCCCACCTGGGGGATGCGGTCCGGATGCTCGACGAGGGCTACGCCAGCGTGCAGGACATCGACACCGCGCTGCAGTACGGCCTGGGCTACCCGGCCGGGCCGTTCGCGATGGTCGACCACCTCGGCGCCGACGAGGTGCTTGCGGTGCTGGAGGAGCTGCGTTCGGCCGGAGGTCTGCCCGCCGACGCTGTCGCCCCCTCGCCTCTGCTGGTCGAGCACGTCCTGCTGGACCGGCCGTTCACCGGCTGA
- the mce gene encoding methylmalonyl-CoA epimerase yields the protein MNTTPTGGSVDRPEGRHRDRGPADDLSPFLLCVDHVGLAVPDLDAAIAFHCEVLGHRLVHQETNTEQGVREAMIAVGPPESEGGNATTMLQLLAPTGPESTIAKFLDRNGPGLQQLAYRVSDIEAASALLRERGLRLLYDEPRRGTAGSRINFIHPKDAGGVLVELVEPAG from the coding sequence ATGAACACCACACCCACCGGAGGCTCCGTGGACCGGCCGGAGGGCCGGCACCGCGACCGCGGCCCCGCTGACGACCTCTCGCCCTTCCTGCTGTGCGTCGACCACGTGGGCCTCGCGGTGCCCGACCTCGACGCCGCCATCGCCTTCCACTGCGAGGTGCTGGGCCACCGGCTCGTGCATCAGGAGACCAACACCGAGCAGGGTGTGCGCGAGGCGATGATCGCGGTCGGCCCTCCCGAATCGGAGGGCGGCAACGCGACGACGATGCTGCAGCTGCTGGCGCCCACCGGGCCCGAGTCCACGATCGCCAAGTTTCTGGACCGCAACGGGCCCGGTCTGCAGCAGCTGGCCTACCGCGTCAGCGATATCGAGGCGGCCAGCGCCCTGCTGCGCGAGCGCGGGCTCCGGCTGCTCTACGACGAGCCCCGCCGCGGCACCGCCGGCTCACGGATCAACTTCATCCACCCCAAGGACGCCGGCGGCGTGCTGGTGGAGCTCGTCGAGCCCGCGGGCTGA
- a CDS encoding amidohydrolase: MPDLLVRDVRLVALDAPLPEQAPVPGEPVDVLVRDGAIIAVGEGVRERVEALGIPVLDGKGRHAVPGLWDMHVHMVQWGLSRTRLDTSGTSGPQEVLGLVAARLAGGLDTPTGMLVGYGHRTGSWDERPTVAALDAVTGEVPVALIAGDAHHGWLNTAALRLVGGPMVTGVVSEGAWFPLYDRLQRLQGAAQEAEFGVAQAVAAAHARGIVGIVDLEFGQPWLQWRARTAGETPPLRARTAVYPEGLDAVIAAGVRTGDPIRATDGLVTMGPLKVITDGSLNTRTAWCCQPYADAAEPDLAHGAPNLPADELVELLQRAHDAGLEAALHAIGDAAVSTVLDAFTATGAGGSVEHAQLVDLTDLQRWSRLPVRASVQPAHLLDDRTVTEQCWPERTHRTFVLRGFLDAGIELAFGSDAPVSPLDPWLAMAAAVHRGAEGEESWHPEQQISPREALAASVDGRRIRAGAPGDLVLLDIDPLGADGPQSTSAEQAARLRKMTVSATVLDGQVVHEA, translated from the coding sequence ATGCCAGACCTCCTCGTGCGCGACGTGCGTCTCGTCGCCCTCGACGCACCCCTCCCCGAGCAGGCCCCCGTCCCGGGGGAGCCCGTGGACGTCCTGGTCCGGGACGGCGCGATCATCGCCGTCGGGGAGGGGGTCCGGGAGCGGGTCGAGGCGCTCGGCATACCCGTGCTGGACGGCAAGGGCCGGCATGCCGTGCCCGGGCTGTGGGACATGCACGTCCACATGGTCCAGTGGGGCCTGAGCCGCACCCGGCTGGACACCTCTGGCACGAGCGGGCCTCAGGAGGTCCTCGGCCTCGTGGCCGCCCGACTCGCAGGCGGGCTCGACACCCCCACCGGGATGCTGGTGGGATACGGGCACCGGACGGGCAGCTGGGACGAGCGGCCCACGGTCGCGGCGCTGGACGCCGTGACCGGGGAGGTGCCGGTGGCCCTCATCGCCGGTGACGCTCACCATGGCTGGCTCAACACGGCAGCGCTGCGCCTGGTCGGCGGGCCGATGGTGACCGGCGTGGTGTCCGAGGGCGCGTGGTTCCCCCTCTACGACCGGCTGCAGCGGCTCCAGGGCGCGGCCCAGGAGGCCGAGTTCGGGGTGGCGCAGGCGGTGGCCGCCGCCCACGCCCGCGGCATCGTGGGGATCGTCGACCTGGAGTTCGGTCAGCCGTGGCTGCAGTGGCGCGCGCGGACGGCCGGGGAGACACCGCCGCTGCGGGCGCGGACGGCCGTCTACCCCGAGGGCCTGGACGCGGTGATCGCCGCCGGGGTGCGCACCGGTGATCCGATCCGGGCCACCGACGGCCTGGTCACGATGGGCCCGCTGAAGGTCATCACCGACGGCTCGTTGAACACCCGCACCGCCTGGTGCTGCCAGCCCTACGCCGACGCCGCGGAGCCGGATCTGGCGCACGGCGCCCCCAACCTGCCCGCCGACGAGCTGGTGGAGCTGCTGCAACGCGCCCACGACGCCGGGTTAGAGGCGGCGCTGCACGCGATCGGCGACGCCGCAGTGTCGACCGTCCTGGACGCCTTCACCGCCACCGGGGCCGGCGGCTCGGTCGAGCACGCCCAGCTCGTCGACCTGACCGACCTGCAGCGGTGGTCCCGGCTGCCGGTCCGGGCCAGCGTCCAACCCGCCCACCTGCTCGATGACCGCACGGTCACCGAGCAGTGCTGGCCCGAACGCACCCACCGCACGTTCGTCCTGCGCGGCTTCCTCGACGCCGGGATCGAGCTGGCGTTCGGCTCCGACGCGCCGGTCTCCCCTCTCGACCCGTGGCTGGCGATGGCGGCGGCCGTGCACCGCGGGGCCGAGGGGGAGGAGAGCTGGCACCCGGAGCAGCAGATCAGCCCCCGCGAGGCGCTGGCCGCCTCCGTGGACGGACGACGGATCCGTGCGGGAGCCCCGGGGGACCTGGTGCTGCTCGACATCGATCCGCTCGGGGCCGACGGCCCGCAGAGCACCTCGGCGGAGCAGGCAGCCCGGTTGCGCAAGATGACCGTCTCCGCGACGGTGCTGGACGGGCAGGTCGTGCACGAGGCGTAG
- a CDS encoding acetyl-CoA C-acetyltransferase, translating to MSDTTSVLVAGARTPMGRLLGSLAGFSGADLGGIAIKGALEKAGISGDQVDYVIMGQVLTAGAGQIPARQAAVAGGIPMDVPALTINKVCLSGINAIALADQLVRSGEADIVVAGGQESMSQAPHLLPRSREGYKYGDVTARDHMAYDGLWDAFTDQAMGNLTEAANESDSQHEFSREEQDAYSARSHQLAAQAWEKGLFEEAVVPVPIPQRKGDPIEFKTDEGIRPDTTVESLGKLRPAFRKDGTITAGSASQISDGACAVVVMSKAKAEELGLAWLAEIGAHGMVAGPDSTLQTQPSRAIVAACKKEGIEPTDLDLVELNEAFAVVALASTQELGLDPEKVNVNGGAIAMGHPIGMSGARIVLHLALELQRRGGGTGAAALCGGGGQGDALIVRVPQSQG from the coding sequence ATGTCCGACACCACCTCTGTGCTCGTCGCGGGCGCCCGCACCCCCATGGGTCGCCTGCTCGGCTCGCTCGCCGGTTTCTCCGGCGCCGACCTCGGCGGGATCGCCATCAAAGGCGCCCTGGAGAAGGCCGGGATCTCCGGTGACCAGGTCGACTACGTGATCATGGGTCAGGTGCTCACGGCCGGGGCCGGTCAGATCCCGGCCCGCCAGGCAGCCGTCGCCGGTGGCATCCCGATGGACGTGCCCGCACTCACCATCAACAAGGTCTGCCTCTCCGGCATCAACGCCATCGCGCTCGCCGACCAGCTCGTGCGCTCCGGCGAGGCCGACATCGTCGTCGCCGGGGGGCAGGAGTCGATGAGCCAGGCGCCGCACCTGCTGCCGCGCTCTCGCGAGGGTTACAAGTACGGCGACGTCACCGCGCGCGACCACATGGCCTACGACGGCCTCTGGGACGCGTTCACCGACCAGGCCATGGGCAACCTGACCGAGGCGGCCAACGAGTCGGACAGCCAGCATGAGTTCAGCCGCGAGGAGCAGGACGCCTATTCGGCGCGCAGCCACCAGCTGGCTGCCCAGGCGTGGGAGAAGGGCCTGTTCGAGGAGGCTGTCGTCCCGGTGCCCATCCCGCAGCGCAAGGGTGACCCGATCGAGTTCAAGACCGATGAGGGCATCCGTCCGGACACCACCGTTGAGTCCCTGGGCAAGCTGCGTCCCGCCTTTCGCAAGGACGGCACCATCACCGCCGGCTCGGCGTCGCAGATCTCCGACGGTGCCTGCGCGGTCGTGGTGATGAGCAAGGCCAAGGCCGAGGAGCTCGGCCTGGCCTGGCTCGCCGAGATCGGCGCCCACGGCATGGTCGCCGGGCCGGACTCCACGCTGCAGACCCAGCCCTCGCGGGCCATCGTGGCCGCCTGCAAGAAGGAGGGCATCGAGCCCACCGACCTCGACCTGGTCGAGCTCAACGAGGCCTTCGCGGTGGTGGCCCTGGCGTCCACCCAGGAGCTGGGTCTGGACCCGGAGAAGGTCAACGTCAACGGCGGTGCGATCGCGATGGGCCACCCGATCGGCATGTCCGGTGCACGGATCGTGCTGCACCTGGCGCTGGAGCTGCAGCGCCGCGGTGGCGGCACGGGCGCAGCCGCCCTGTGCGGAGGCGGCGGGCAGGGCGACGCGCTGATCGTGCGCGTCCCGCAGTCCCAGGGCTGA
- the meaB gene encoding methylmalonyl Co-A mutase-associated GTPase MeaB, which translates to MRSRRSVDVPALVEQARAGSSRALGRLITLVENAHPALREVMALLAPHTGQARIIGLTGSPGVGKSTSTSMLVRALRQRDLRVGVLAVDPSSPFSGGALLGDRIRLSEHSLDPGVYIRSMASRGHLGGLAWSTPQALRVMDAAGCEVILVETVGVGQSEVEIAGLADTTLVLLAPGMGDGVQAAKAGILEVGDVFVVNKADRDGADTTVRELRQMISLGDRTEPGLWRPPVLKAVADRHEGGEEVVEALDRHLAWMQEHDELDRRRRTRAAREVEAIALQRLRARMGEVLGDGALAEATEEVLAGRLDPYAAADQVVSRVAG; encoded by the coding sequence ATGCGGTCTCGCCGCTCGGTCGACGTCCCCGCCCTGGTCGAGCAGGCCAGGGCGGGCTCTTCGCGTGCCCTGGGCCGGCTGATCACCCTCGTCGAGAACGCCCACCCCGCGCTGCGCGAGGTGATGGCGCTGCTGGCGCCGCACACGGGGCAGGCCCGGATCATCGGGCTGACCGGCAGCCCGGGCGTCGGCAAGTCGACCAGCACCTCGATGCTGGTGCGCGCCCTGCGTCAGCGCGACCTGCGGGTCGGGGTGCTGGCGGTCGACCCCTCCAGCCCGTTCTCCGGTGGCGCGCTGCTCGGTGACCGGATCCGCCTAAGCGAGCATTCGCTCGACCCCGGTGTGTACATCCGCTCGATGGCCTCGCGGGGGCACCTCGGCGGTCTGGCCTGGTCCACCCCGCAGGCGCTGCGGGTGATGGACGCCGCCGGTTGCGAGGTGATCCTGGTCGAGACCGTCGGCGTGGGCCAGAGCGAGGTGGAGATCGCCGGGCTGGCTGACACCACCCTGGTGCTCCTCGCGCCCGGGATGGGTGACGGCGTCCAAGCCGCCAAGGCCGGGATCCTGGAGGTCGGTGACGTCTTCGTGGTCAACAAGGCCGATCGGGACGGGGCCGACACCACGGTCCGCGAGCTGCGCCAGATGATCTCCCTGGGGGACCGCACCGAGCCCGGCCTCTGGCGCCCGCCAGTGCTCAAGGCCGTGGCCGACCGCCACGAGGGTGGTGAGGAGGTGGTCGAGGCGTTGGACAGGCACCTGGCCTGGATGCAGGAGCACGACGAGCTGGACCGTCGCCGCCGCACCCGTGCGGCCCGGGAGGTCGAGGCGATCGCGCTCCAGCGGCTGCGCGCGCGCATGGGTGAGGTGCTCGGCGACGGGGCCCTCGCCGAGGCCACCGAGGAGGTGCTCGCCGGCCGGCTGGACCCGTATGCCGCCGCCGACCAGGTGGTCTCCCGGGTTGCTGGCTGA
- a CDS encoding GNAT family N-acetyltransferase, producing the protein MTNVEDYLIRRPTRSDTVPFSTLHVHVWRSAYRGLMEDRVLDALEPSSFAATWMAVGSGYDEGTIPDDGRGFWVATLHEEPVGFIFFGPGRDEDRPVQRQLYSLNVHPEHHGLGIAQRLMDEGLGPGEAYLWVARGNGRAIRFYERNGFTLDRTESTGRHDGVTELRMVRH; encoded by the coding sequence ATGACGAACGTCGAGGACTACCTCATCCGTCGCCCCACCCGCAGCGACACGGTGCCGTTCTCCACGCTGCACGTGCACGTCTGGCGGTCGGCCTACCGGGGGCTGATGGAGGACCGCGTGCTCGACGCGCTGGAGCCGTCAAGCTTCGCGGCAACCTGGATGGCGGTGGGCAGCGGCTACGACGAGGGCACGATCCCGGACGACGGGCGTGGCTTCTGGGTGGCGACGCTGCACGAGGAGCCCGTGGGCTTCATCTTCTTCGGGCCCGGCCGGGACGAGGACCGGCCGGTCCAACGTCAGCTCTACTCCCTCAACGTGCACCCCGAGCACCACGGCCTCGGGATCGCCCAGCGGCTCATGGACGAGGGTCTGGGGCCGGGGGAGGCCTACCTGTGGGTGGCCAGGGGCAACGGGCGCGCGATCCGGTTCTACGAGCGCAACGGCTTCACCCTGGACCGGACCGAGAGCACCGGCCGGCACGACGGTGTCACCGAGCTGCGCATGGTCCGGCACTGA